A single uncultured Acetobacterium sp. DNA region contains:
- the pyrE gene encoding orotate phosphoribosyltransferase has protein sequence MSQEVLAILKETDAFLEGHFLLSSGKHSDQYVQCAKVLRFPDAAAKVLAPVVEQLKALEIDKVVGPAMGGVIVSYEIGRQLGKESIFTERKDGLMELRRGFEIKPGERVIITEDVVTTGKSTIETKKVLEELGAVVLGVACIADRRAAGVEINMPIYSSIKLEITAWDPDDCPICKAGKVALVKPGSRGNA, from the coding sequence ATGAGTCAGGAAGTATTAGCAATATTAAAAGAAACCGATGCCTTTTTAGAAGGACATTTTTTACTGTCATCAGGAAAACACAGCGATCAGTATGTCCAATGTGCCAAGGTGCTGCGCTTTCCCGATGCGGCTGCCAAAGTTTTAGCGCCAGTAGTGGAACAGTTAAAAGCATTGGAAATTGATAAGGTTGTTGGACCAGCCATGGGCGGCGTCATCGTCTCCTACGAAATCGGCCGGCAGTTAGGCAAAGAATCCATCTTTACCGAACGTAAAGACGGACTGATGGAACTGCGGCGCGGTTTTGAAATCAAACCCGGCGAACGCGTTATCATTACCGAAGATGTCGTCACCACTGGAAAATCGACCATTGAAACGAAGAAAGTATTGGAAGAACTGGGTGCGGTCGTCTTAGGCGTTGCCTGCATCGCCGACCGTCGGGCTGCGGGGGTTGAAATTAACATGCCCATCTACTCATCCATTAAACTGGAAATTACCGCCTGGGATCCCGACGATTGCCCCATCTGCAAAGCCGGTAAAGTTGCTTTGGTCAAACCTGGCTCCCGAGGGAATGCTTAA